The genomic DNA GGGCAAGGCCGAGGACGAGCGCGCGCGGATCATCGCCTGCCTGGCGCATTTCCAGCGCCGCGTGACGGCCGGGATGGCGCTGTTCTTCGCGGCCGTCACGCTGGGGGTCGCCCTGGTCCTGGACCTGCCGCAGCCCTTGCTGCTGGCCGCCGCGTTCGGCATCTACCTGCACCTGAACACCCTGCGCGAATTCCGCCGCGGCCTGCACTTCCTGGCTGGCCAGCCGATGGCGGTGCTGCGCATGGACGTGACCTATGGCGTCGCGCTGATTGCCGGGGTCGCCATTCCCGCCCTGCTCACGACGCTGACCCTGCCGATGGCCCTGGCGGCGCTCGCGCTGGCCAGCGCCGCCAGCCTGCTGTATCCCGCCGGCCCCGTGCTGCCTGCGCCGCCGCCCAGGGCCGAATACCGCTCGCTGCTTGCCGTCATCTGGGAGCGCGGCAGGCTGGGCTGGCCGGGCGCCATGTCCTCCTGGGTCGTGAACTACGGCTATCTGTTCCTGACCGCCTACTGGCTGGGCGCCGCCGCCACCGCCGACCTCAACGCTTCGCGCCTGCTCCTCATGCCCATCCTGCTCAGCGTGGTGGCCTGGTCGCGCGTGGCGCTGCCCACCGTCAGCCGGATGCAGGCCGCGTACAATCATCGGGGCGTCACGCGCCTGGCCCTGGCCTCCATCGGCGGGCTGCTGGCGCTGGCGGCTGCCTACGTCGCCGTGCTGTGGCTGGCGCTGCCCTGGCTGCAGACACATCTGCTGGGCCACGAATACAGCGCGGTGGGCTGGCTGGTGCCCTGGTGGGCAGCCTATTTCGCCGTGTTCGCCATCCGCACCGTGGGCACGGTGGTGATGCTGGGCGCCGACGGCTACCGCCCGCTGCTGGTCGCTGCCTTCGCCGGCCTCGTCGCCACGCTGTGCGTCATCGTCTTCGCCATTCCGCGCTTTGGCCAGGCGGGCGCGATCGGCACCCTCATCCTTGTGGAAGCCCTTACCGCCCTGCTGATCTGGGCCGTCTTCATCCCGAAGACACGCCACCGACACTGAGACCGCCATGGACATCAGCATCTGCCTCTGCACGTTCCGCCGGCCCGCGCTGCTCGACCAGCTGCTGGCCGAGCTGGCGCGCCAGAACTACGACGGGCTGCGCGCCGAGATCGTGGTGGTGGACAACGATGCCGCGGGCTCCGGTCTGGCCGTGGTCGACAGCTGGCGCACGCGCATGCCGATTCCGCTGCACAGCGACCAGGAGCCCACGCCCAACATCGCGCTTGCCCGCAACGCGGCAGTGCGCAAATCGCAAGGCGAGTTCATCCTGTTCATCGACGACGATGAGTCGCCCGAACCCGACTGGGTCCAGCACATGATGGCCACGCAACGCGCCAACGATGCCGATGCCGTGATCGGCCCGGTCGGGCCGCGCTATCCGGCTGGCGTGGCCGAATGGATCAAGCAAGGCGGCTTCTTCGCCGCGCCCAGCCGCCCCACCGGCACGCGCCTGGGCTACAGCCAGGCCTATTCCGGCAACACCCTGCTGCGGCGCGCCGCCATCGCCGGCCTGCCCGGCCCCTTCGACCCGGCTTTCGGCGTGACCGGCGGTTCGGACACCATGCTGTTCTGGGAATTGGAAAGGCAAGGCGCCAAGACCGTCTGGTGCGAGGAAGGCCTCGTCACCGAGGACGTGCCTGTCCAGCGCGCCAAGCTGAAATGGATCCTGCGCCGCGCCTACCGCGGCGGACAGAGCTTCGTGCGCGCCGAGATCACCCGGCTGCACGGCGTGCGGCGTTACCAGCGCGCGGCCTGGCTCGGCGCCCGGGCGTGCGTGCAACTCGTGGTCGCGGGCGGGCTCGCCCTGCTGAACCTGCCGTTCTCCCGGGCCGGCGCCGCGCGTTGGCTGCGCACCGCTTGCGCCCAGTTGGGCAAGCTGGGCGCCCTGATCGGACACCGCTATCGTGAATACGCTAAACAGTAGACCCCTCACCAGCCTGGAAAGGCTGGAGCTGGCCGGCGTGTCCCTGCTGATCGCGATCTGCCTGGGCTTTCCCGCCCTGCGCACGATCGACCTCTTCAGCGACAACACCGAGGCCGACGCCAGCTATGCCGAAGGCTCCATCCTGATGCAGCTGATGTTCGGCCCCGCCTTCCTGCTGGCCGCCTGGCTGGTCTGGCGCCACAGCGCCTGGGCGGCGCAGATCGTGCGACGGGTCAATCCTTTCCTGCTGCTGATCGTGCTGTGGGCCGCCGCCACTGTCCTCTGGTCCCCCTATCCGGCCGTGACGGTCAAACGCTCGATCCAGCTGGTGGGCTTGATGCTGGTGGGTATCACGCTGACGCTGCCCTTCGTGCAGGACCGGCACTTCATCCGGGTGCTGTGCCGCACGCTGACGGCCCTGCTCGTGGCGTCGTTCATCATGGTGCTGGTCATTCCCAAGATCGGCGTCGACCCGCTGCGCGAAGGCGGCTGGCGCGGCATCCTGTGGCACAAGAACACCCTGGGCGGCGTCGCCTGCTTTGCCGTGCTCACCTGGGTCAACCGGCTGTGCAACAAGGACACCGATTGGCGCATCGGCATCCCGGCCCTGCTCTTCACGCTGCTGATGCTGGTGATGTCGCGCAGCTCCACGGCGCTGATCTCGGCCATGACGGGCATCGCCATCTATCTGTTCGCGCGCCGGCGCTACCTGGGCGGACCCAATGCCCGGCTGATGGCGGCGCTGGCGCTGACCATCGTGGGACTGGGCTTCCTGCAGATCTTCTTCACGGTGACCGGCCGATTGCCAACCTGGAACGAGATCATCCGCCCCCTGTTGCTGCTGCTGAACAAGAGCCCCGACCTGACGGGCCGCACCGACCTGTGGGAGATGGTGCTGCTGGACGTGGCCCGCCACCCGGTGCAGGGCATCGGCTTCGGCGCGTTCTGGCTGAACGTGGGCAGCCCATCGCAATACATCATCGACGCGGTCAACTGGATTCCGCTGCAGGCGCACAACGGCTACATCGACCTGCTCAATGAACTGGGCGGCGTCGGTTTCGGCCTCTTCATCGCCTTCCTGCTCTGGCACACGGTGACACTGTTCAAGGTCGGCCACATCGACAGGGAGCAGGCCGCCATCCACTGGGCCTTCTTCATCCTGATCCTGATCAGCAACTTCTCGGAAAGCCAGTTCTTCAACGGCGTGCTCTTCCAGAACTGCCTGCTCATCTTCTCTTCCATCGCGCTGTCGGCCCTGGTGGCCCGGCACCAGCCGGCCAGCCGGCCGTATCCCATGCCCGTTCCCCAGACATGACGCTCGCCCCACTCGCATCCGCACGCCGACTCGCCCAGGCAGCCGCCCTGGCTGCCGGACTCGCCGCCAGCGCAGGCGCGATGGCGCAAGCCGCCCTGGCGCTGCCCGGCACGCTGCAGACGCCGTACTACCGGTACGACATCGATGAAGATCAACTGGGCGGCGCACCCGACCAGTCCAGCCTGAACCAGCCGCTGGATGCCAGCTCGCGGATGTTCATCAAGAATGCCCGCTTCCACAAGGCCGGACCGGACGGCCGGATCAACACGAGCGACGACGAGCGGCTGCGCCTCTTCGGCATCAACCTCAGTTTCGCGGCGAACTTTCCCGCGCCGGAAGACGCCGCCGGCATCGCACGCAGGCTCAAGCGCCAGGGGTTCAACGCCGTGCGCCTGCACCACATGGACACCTCGCCCGGCACGGCCACCGATCCCCCCGTCAGCCTCCTCACGCCCGGCCCCTATCCCAGCTTCAACGACGCCGCCGTGACGCGGCTGCGCGGCTTCATCGAGGCGCTGGCCAAGGAAGGCATCTACGTCAACCTGAACCTGCGCGTCGGCTACCAGTTCCGTCCCGACGTGGACAAGGTGCCCGCCTTCGACGCCAGCCAGCAGGCACGGCCCATCGCCAGCCCCATCGTGGTGTATTACCCCCGCATGGTGGAACTGCAGGCGCGTTTCGCCAGCGAGGCGATCGCGCGCCTGGGCCTGGCGAACAATCCCGCGCTGGCCATGGTGGAAATCAACAATGAGTCGGGGCTGCTGGCCGCCTGGCAGCGTCGCGAATGGCGCGACGCCGTCCCCGAGCAATACAGCCCGGAACTGCTGCGCCTGTGGAAGGCCTGGCTGGCGCAACGCTACGGCTCGGTCGAGCAGGCCTGCGCCGCATGGCGCACCTGCGAGAAGGCAGACGAGGTCATCCTGCTGACGCCCGAAGACGCCGAGGCCGCCGAAAGCGGCCTGCAGGTGCTGCGCGACAAGCTGGACTCCCAATGGCTGCGGCTCTCCGGCCAACGGGTGGGCGGACGCGATGCGTCCTCCGACCCGGCCTCGGGCAAGGCGTTGCGCACACGCGATTTCCTGCTGTTCCTTGCCGACACCGACCGCGCCTATTACAAGCAGATCCGCCAGGTGATCCACCAGGCGGCGGGTTTCCCCGTGCCCGTCACCGGCACGCAGATGGGCTACGGCGGCATCCTCAACCTGGTCTCGCATGAAGAGATGGACTACACCGACGAGCATTTCTACGTCGACCATCCGCACTTCATCAACGGCAGCAGCGACGTGCGCGACTGGCGCATCTGGAACGTGTCGCTGACCGGCAAGCACATGGACCTGCTGACCGGCATGGCCTTGCGGCGCGACGTTCGCAAGCCGCTGGTGGTCAGCGAATTCAACCAGCCCCTGCCCAGCCTGCCTGCCGCCGAACTGGTGCCGATCACCGCGGCCTTCGCCGCGCTGCAGGACTGGGACGGCCTGTTCTTCTTCGATTACGCCGATGGCAGCCGCGGGCCGGCTGTGCCGGGCAGCTTCGCGCTGCGCGGCGACTGGGGCAAGGTGGCGCTGATCGGCCAGGCCGCGCGCCTTTTCCGTTCGGGCTGGATTCCCGCCAACCAGGAAGCGCTGGTCCTGCCCATGCCCGCCGGCACGCAGGCCGCCCTGGCCGCGTCGCGCCGTCCCGACGCGTTGGAAGCACACCTGGCCGCGCGCCACGGGGTGGTCGAAGCGATGGGCTGGAGCCGCCGCATCGCCCTGAATCCCTCCGCCAGCGAGGACACCCCTGTCGCCCGGCCTGCGGCGCCGGCCCAGCCGCTGCGCTCGCCCGGCGGCGAGGTGACCTATGATCCGACACAAGGCGTGCTTGGCATCCAGGCGCCCCAGGTACTGGGCCTGTTTGGCCGCCCGCCGGCCTCGCCCGATGCCAACGGGCTGGGCGCGCGCTTCACCGGCAATGACCCCGCGCCTCACGCCAGCATCCTGCTGACGGCCGCCGACAACAAGCCGCTGGCCGACTCGCAACAGCTGCTGCTGTCGTTGGGCAGCGGCACGGTGGGCACGCAACCAGGCTCGCTCCCGCCGCGCCCGAAGCAGATGGTGAAGCACCCGTCGGGCTCGGACTCCTGGACGCTGGAGCCGGACCCCCAGTTCATGCAACGCCCCTCGGGGTCGCATAACGGTTCCGGCCAGCCCTGGCTGACCCTCAACCGCGCCGACGTCAGTTGGCCCACCCCCTGGACCGCCGCGCAGGTCTATCCGCTGGACGGACAGGGCAAGCGCATGGCCGCCCTGCCCGCCTCGCGCGTGTCGATCGGCGGCGGACGCCTGACGGTCTCGGTGCAGGCCACTTCGCAGGAAACCAGCCCCTGGTACGAAATCGTTCCCGGTCCCGCCCAAGCGGCGGCCGGCCGCCCCTGATCACACGCACAAGAAGGGAGCCGCGACATGTCCACTGCCCTGCATATCCTGATCCTGCTGGTCGCCATCGCGCCGGTGCTGAGCTGCGTCTACCTGGGCGTGCTGACCCTGCTGTCGGCCAGGTTGCCCACGCCCAGGCCCAGCAGCCAGGACATGGTGTTCGACGTGCTGATTCCCGCGCACAACGAATCCCAGGTCATCGCCCGTACGCTGTCCAATCTGCAGAAGCTGGACTGGCCCGCCAGCAATTACCGCATCCTGGTGATTGCCGACAACTGCACCGACGACACCGCCGAACTGTCCCGGCAGGCGGGCGCCCATGTGCTGGAGCGCCAGGACGCCACGCGTCGCGGCAAGGGCTATGCGCTGGAGCATGCCTTCGCCTACAGCGCGCAAGGCCCGGCAACCGCCGTGGTGGTGGTGGACGCCGACACCGAGGTCACGCCCAACCTGCTGCAGGCCTGCGCCGCCCGGATCGAACAGGGCGCCCTGGCCGTCCAGGTCAACTACGGCGTGCTGAACCCCAACGACAGCTGGCGCACCCGCCTCATCACCATCGCCTATGGCGCCTTCCATGCCGTGCGCTCACGCGCCCGCGAGCGCATGGGCGTGTCCTGCGGCCTGCGCGGCAATGGCGCCTGCTACACGCATGCGTTGCTGCGCCAGCATCCCTTCAACATCTATTCGCTGACCGAAGACCTGGAGTACGGCGTGCTGCTGGGCCTGAACGGCATCCGCGTGCATTACGCCGACGAAGCCTGCGCCGACGCGGAGATCATCGATTCGGAGCGCGGGGCGCGCACCCAGCGCAGCCGCTGGGAAGGCGGCCGCCTGGCGGTGGCCCGCGCCTATGCCGGCAGGCTGCTGGGCCACGCCTGGCGCCAGCGCAGCGCCACCAGCTTCGAGCTGGCGCTGGACCTGCTGACCCTGCCGCTGGGCAACATCGTGCTGCAGATCGTGCTGCTGGCCCTGGTGGCCGGTGGCGCGGCGCTGCTCGTCCCCGCCCTGGCGGCCTGGCTCTGGCTGCCGCTGATCCTGCTGCTGATCCTGGCCGCGCATGTCTGGCGCGGCTGGCAACTGGCGCCGGTGGGCTGGCGCGCGCTGGCGGACCTGGCCTATGTGCCCTTCTTCATCCTGTGGAAGATGTACGCCAAGCTGCGCACCCGCGGCAACAAGGGCTGGGTGCGGACCGACCGCAAGTAAACGCGGCCAGCCGTCCCGGGCAGTGGATCAGCGGGGCGCCGGGGCATGCCCCCGGCCCCGCATCCGGTCACGCAGCACCAGGCCGATGCGCTCGACATAGCGCCAGGACAGGTGCGCCGCCCCGAACGACAGCCCCCCCAGCAGCCCGATGCGCAGGGCCAGCGGCCAGTCCGGTATCCACGTGTCCAGCAGCACGAACACCAGCCAGTGGTACAGGTACAGCGAATAGCTGATCAGGCCGACATGGACCAGCGGGCGCGAGGCCAGGATGCGGCTGAACAGGTTCTGCCCGAAGACCAGGTACTGGAACATCAGGGCCAGCGCGATGCCTTGCAGCGAGAAGCGCAGGGTTTCCCGGAAGAAGGGGTCGCGGTACAGCAACGTGGCCAGCATCAGCGCGATGCCCGCCGCGAACACGGCAGGCCGTCCCAGGAGGGCGCGCAAGCCGGGCCGGTCCGTCGTGAGCAGGGAAAAGGCCGCGCCATAGAAGATGGAGTCGACGCGCGTGTCGGTGCCCATGTAGATCCGCTTGCCCGACAGCGTCTGGGCGTCCATCCCCGAGGCCAGCCAGATGCGCCAGGCCAGCACGGCGAACAACGCTCCCACGATGACGCGCGTCAGCCAGGCGCCGCGCGGCGCCAGCACGGCGAACAGCAGCGGGAACACGAAGTAGTAATGCTCTTCCACCGCCAGCGACCACGTGATCGACAAGGGCGAGGCCATGACCGAGCTGTCGAAGCAGTCGCAGATGTTCCAGTAGTTGCTGAAATAGAAAAGCGCGGCCGCCACGTCCTGCCAGGGCACGGGCGCGCCGGAGAGCCACAGGCTGATCGCGCCCACCGCCACGAAGACATAAAGCGCGGGCATGAGCCGGAACAGGCGGCGCAAATAGAAGGCCTGGATGTCGATGCCGCCGTCACGCGCGTGCTCGGACAGCATCAGCCGGGTGATGATGAAGCCGCTGATGAAGAAGAAGACCGTGACGCCCAGCCCGCCGGGAATGATCTCGCCCAGCCAGGCGTGCGACAGCATGACGAGCAGAATGGATGCCGCGCGCAGGCCGTCCAGCGCGGGCAGGTAGGCATGACCGGTGCTACGCACGCAGGCGCTCCATCATGGCCGGGCGCCGGCAGGCTGGGGCAGGCTGTCGCGCAGCCCTTCCTGCAGGGATCGCCACGGCAGCAGTCCCAGGTCGCGTTCCGCGGCGCGGCTGTCCAGACGGATGTCCTGCCCCCACAGACGGGCCAGCGACGGCGGGATGGGAGGCGGCAAGGCCATGCGCAGCTTCGCGCGGCGGGCCAGGATCTCCAGGATCTTGAGCGCGGGCGCGGCCAGGTGGGTTTCGATCTTCAGGCGGCGATTGCCGATGCGGGTGACAGGCACCGCGCCCAGTTCGCGCGCCACGGCAAGGAAGTAATCGTTCCAGTCCGGCGCGTCGCGCATGGCCAGGTTGTAGACCGCGTTGACGGTGCCGGGCAGGCGCAGGGCCGCCAGCGCGGCCTGCACGACGTCATCGACGTGAACCAGGTTGCTGCAGCCATCGCCGCGCTCGCCCAGGTCGCCGATGCGGCGCGCGCGCACCAGCGCGGCGATGCGGTCCGTCCATTGGGGACTGCCGGGGCCATAGATGCAGCCCGGCCGCAGCACGACCTTGTCGGCCGTCCGCGCCAGTTCCTGCTCGGCCTGGGCCTTGGCGGCGGAATAGCCGCCCACGCCGCCGGCGGGCGGGCAGGATTCATCGATGAGACCTTCGATGGCGCCATAGATGGCCATGGAGCTGAAATGCACCAGGCGCACCGGCACGCGTTGCAAGGCCAGGCGCAAGGCCTTCGCGTTCTCGACGATGGCGGCCGGCGAGCCCGCCATGCAGTTGACCACCGCGTCGGCCTGCGCGAACGCCTGGGCCAGCGCTTCGCTGTCCGTCGCGTCGACCACGATGTCGACGCCGGCGCCTGCCCTGCGGCCGGCAGCCACGGGCTGGGCCCACTCGCTGGCGGCCAGGGCGGCGGCCACGCGCCTGCCCACGTATCCTTGCGCGCCCAGCACCAGTACCTTGCTCGTCATGTCGGCTCCCATGTGTCGTTGTCGGCCCTAGGCTGGTCGCGCGGCCAGCCGGCCCTTCAGGTGGTCCGCCAGGCGCAACGCCATCGCCACGATGGTCAGCGTCGGATTCGCCTGGCTGGAGGTCGGGAACACCGCGGATCCCGCCAGATAGAGGTTGTCCGCCTCGTGCAGGCGGCAGTGCGCGTCCACCACGCTATCACGCGGATCGCTCCCCATCCGCGCCGTCCCGATGTGATGGCCGCCATAGGCGCCATAACGGGTCATTTCGTGCTCGACACTGTCCGGGTCGTAGTCGAATCGCGCGTGCCCCCACTTTTCCAGTTCCTGCGCGAATTCGGCCAGCGCCGCCTTGACCGTGTGGACGTCACGCCCGGTGTAGCGCCAGTCGACATGCAGGCGGCGCATGCCCAGGGCATCCAGGCCGTCGCCCAGCGTCACGCGGCTCTCGGCGTTCGGTTCCTGTTCGGCGTGGAAATCCAGGCTGTAGCGCGGCGCGCGCGGATGCACGATGACGGAAGGAAACTTGCGTGCCGCCAGCGTGCGGTGGCGCACCCAATGCGTCAGGAACTTCGCGATGCCACCCGCGTCGGCCACCACGTTGCGCACGTGCTGCAGCGTGGCGCCCGGTGTGAGCGACTCTTCGCCGTGCAGGCGCTTGCCGTATTCGTAGGGGATGAAGTATTTGGCCAGGTACAGCATCGACAGCGGTCCGGTGCGGTGTGCCGGATCGGTGATGCGCGGATGGTGCAGCCGCGCAATGAAATTGCCGACTTCAAGCCGCTGCTGGGCGGCCGCCGACAAGGCCAGGCGTCGCCGGCAGTAGACGCCGTCATCGGCGCGTTCATAGCCGTGCCAGACCCGCTCGGCGGCATCGATGCTCAGCGTCCCGATGGTGCCTGCCAGGTGGCACATGTAATAGCGGCCCAGCACGTCATGGGCATTACCCAGGCTCTGGCCGCCGGCGCCCGCGCTGTTGAGCAGCAGGCGCGTGGTTTCCAGCCCGCCCATGGCCAGGGTGTAGCAGCGCGCGGCTATCGTGATCTGCCGTCCATCCAGCGTGCGCGCCTGGGCGCCGACGATATGCGAACCCGTCTCGGACAAGGCCAGGTTGCAGACCGAGTAGCCCTGAAGCACGCGCACGGCGCTGTTTTCAAGGCGGCGGTGATAACGGTGGCCGAAATGGGTGGGGCAGCTGAAGCGTTCCAGCGTGTCGGTGGAAAAGCTCGTGCTGTCGAAACCGTCGAGCATCGGCCGCATGGGCCGGTCGAAGGCCTGTTCCGCGGTGTAGGCATAGGCCCCGGCTTCGCACAGGCGATTGGCTTGCGGGTAGTACGGCAGCAGGTCACCCAGCCCGATGGGCCAGCCGCTGTGCGCCATGTAGTCGCGCGGCTCGAAGTCGATGGCGTCGAAGGGCATGCAGCGCCCGCCCCAGATCGTGGTGGAGCCACCGAAACGGCGCTGCCGGTAGCGGTCCAGCGGGCTGTGCAGGCGCTCGTCGGCAACCGTGCCGGCATAGAGCGCCTGGATGCGGGGGTCGTCTTTTTCCCCCCCGCTTTCGATCAACAGGACGTCCAGGCCGGCATCGCGCAGGGCCAGCGCCATGGCGATGCCCGCGGCGCCCGCGCCGACGATGCAGAGATCGGCGGTGAGGGTGGCGCCGTGCGGAACGGAATCGGGCTTGAGGAACATGGCGCCGCTCCTAGCGCGGGCCAGCCGCGCCCGAGCCCGCCAGGCTGCGCTGCACGTAGTCGGCAAAATTGATGTAGCCGGCCATGGAGGGATGCACGCCGTCGGCGAACATGCCTTGCGCCAGCACGCGGAAATCGTTGGTGCCGCCGCTGGACCAGTTCAAATAATCCACCACGGTGACGTTGGGGTAGCGCACGGCCAGGTCTTCCACCAGCCAGCGGTTGAAGGCGTTGCCCACGGCGATGCGGTCATCGGTCATGCCCAGCCACGAACCGATGTTGTCGATGATGAGCGGGATGCGGCGGTCGGCGGCGGTCTGGGCGAAATAGCGGAAGTTGTCCTGCAGCACGGCCAGCGGCACGCCCAGCGCCAGGTCGTTGATGCCCACGTGCAGGAAGATGGTGCTGGGCTGCGTGCCGGCGGGCAGCGTGCGGGCCGGACGGCCATCGCCCACGTTCACGTCCTGCGCCAGGACGTCACGCAGCCAGCGCGCGCGCACCTGCGACGAGGTCTGCCCGCCCATGCCGTGATTGAAATGGAACACGCCATAGCGCACGGCCAGCTCATAGGACAGCTGGCCCGGTTCGGAAGGATGGTCGGCCTTGAACTGGCCGTTGAGGTTCAGGCGGCCCTTGCGTTGCGGCTCGCCTTCGGCGATGGAATCACCGACCACCACGGCATAGGACTTGCCCGGCGCATAGGCCGGCGCGCGCTGCGCGGCCAGGGCATGGGCGCCCGCCAGGAACAGGGCGCACCCAATAAGGAACGAACGGATCAGTGTGCTCGGCATGGACGGCATTCCTGGGGGGAGTTGGCGGCATGCCTGCCCGCGGCATCGGACCCGGGCAGGCCGCCCTGGTTCGGGACGGCGTGAAGACTGGCGCCGGGACTCGTCCGGAAACACGCCTGCGCATATTATGATGGTTTTGGATGACCTGGTGCGGACAGCAATCCGGCTGTTTTTGCGCGGCGCAAAAGCATGGCTGTCCAGCCCCCGATTGATAACGGAAAACCTATGTGCGGCATATTGGGAGGCTGGTGGCACCAGGCTCCGGGCAACCTGACCCAACGTCTCCAGGCGGGCGTCGATGCGCTGCGCCATCGCGGCCCCAACGACAGCGGCATCGAAACGTCCGAGCAATCCGGCGGCACGCTGGGCCTGGCCCACACGCGGCTGTCCATCCTGGACCTCAGCCCGGCTGGCCACCAGCCGCGCCGCTCGGCCGACGGCCGCTACTGGATGACCTTCAACGGCGAAATCTACAACTACCGCGAACTGCGGGTGGAACTGGCGCGCGAGGGCCACGTCTTCGAGAGCGACAGCGACACCGAGGTGCTGCTGTGCGCCTGGCAAAGCTGGGGCGAGGCCGCCCTGCCCCGCCTCACCGGCATGTTCGCCTTCGTGGTGTTCGACACGGTCGCCCAGACGCTGACCTGCGTGGTCGACCCCTTCGCCATCAAGCCCTTCTTCTGGCGCGCCGAAAACGGCAGCTTCAGCTTTGCCTCCGAGGCCCGCGCGCTGCAGGCCCTGGCCGATGGCCCGCCCCGCCTGAACTGGCAGACCGCCTACGATTACCTGGCCCACGGCGTCTACGACAGCAGCGCCTCGACGTTCACGCAAGGCGTGCATCGCCTGCCTGCCGGCCACCTGCTGCGCTGGAAGCTGGGCGCCACCACCCTGCCCACGGTGCATGTGTGGTGGCAGGCGCCCGTGGTGGCGCCGCGCCGCATCGGCTTCGCCGACGCCACCGCGCAGCTGCGCGAGATGTTCCTCGACAGCGTACGCCTGCACCTGCGCAGCGACGTGCCGCTGGGCGCGGCGCTGTCGGGCGGCATTGATTCCTCTGCCATCGTGTGCGCCATGCGCCACCTGGAGCCCGACCTGCCGCTGCACACCGTCAGCTTCATCGCCGAAGGCTCGCCGCAATCCGAGGCGCACTGGGTCGACCAGATCAACCAGCACGTCGGCGCCATCCCGCACAAGGTCGTCGTGCAGCCAGGCGAACTCGTCGCGCAACTGGACGACCTCATCCAGGCCCAGGGCGAGCCTTTCGGCAGCACCAGCATCTATGCGCAATACCGCGTCTTCAAGGCGGCCCGCGAAAACGGCCTGACCGTGATGCTCGAGGGCCAGGGCGCCGACGAAGTGCTGGCGGGCTACCAGGGCTATCCGGCCTTCCGCATGCAGAGCCTGATCGAAACCGGCCGCCTGCCGCAGGCCGTGTCCTTCATGCTGGCGTGGCGCCAGTGGCCGGGCCGCGACACGCGCCACCTGCTGCGCCACACGGCCTCGCTGTTCCTGAAGGACGACACCTATCACGCGCTGCGCACCCGCTACGGCCACACCGAATCCGAGCCCGCGTGGCTGGACGCCCGGCTGCTGGATGAAAACCAGGTGCGCCGCAGCTATCCCCGGCCGACCGCCATGGCGCCCGCGCCAGGCCGCCGCGTCATCCAGGAACTGGCCCGCGCGCTGGGCCAGAGCGGCCTGCCCGCGCTGCTGCGCCAGGGCGACCGCAACGCCATGCGCTTCTCCATCGAGAACCGCGTGCCCTTCCTGACGCTGGCGCTGGCCGAGTTCCTGCTGTCGCTGCCCGAGGACTACCTGATCTCGCGCGGCGGCGAGACCAAGCACATCCTGCGCGCAGCCTTGCGCGGCCTGGTTCCGGACGCGATCCTGGACCGCCGCGACAAGATCGGCCTGGTCACGCCGGAACACCAATGGTTGAAGGATTTCGCGCCGCAGGCGCGGGAATGGCTGGCGGACTCGCAGGACATCCCCTTCCTGGACACCCGCGCCCTGCTGGACGCGTTCGACGCCATCATCCAGGGCAAGCAGCCCTTCTCGTGGCAGGCCTGGCGCTGGATCAATTTCGTGCGCTGGTACCGCGTCAGCGGCATGCAGGCCTGATCGCCCGGCCACGCCGGCGAGCGTGCGGCCTAGAAGAAACGCTCGTCGACGAACACGACGTCGCCGGGCAGCACCGCATCGTCGAGCTTCA from Orrella dioscoreae includes the following:
- a CDS encoding lipopolysaccharide biosynthesis protein; protein product: MAPLSPEHPPARRRLLLHSLTSLLDQAWLSGLNLLLGLALIRLTTKDAYGTYAQLYVVALFVVSMVEASIINPLNTVVPGKAEDERARIIACLAHFQRRVTAGMALFFAAVTLGVALVLDLPQPLLLAAAFGIYLHLNTLREFRRGLHFLAGQPMAVLRMDVTYGVALIAGVAIPALLTTLTLPMALAALALASAASLLYPAGPVLPAPPPRAEYRSLLAVIWERGRLGWPGAMSSWVVNYGYLFLTAYWLGAAATADLNASRLLLMPILLSVVAWSRVALPTVSRMQAAYNHRGVTRLALASIGGLLALAAAYVAVLWLALPWLQTHLLGHEYSAVGWLVPWWAAYFAVFAIRTVGTVVMLGADGYRPLLVAAFAGLVATLCVIVFAIPRFGQAGAIGTLILVEALTALLIWAVFIPKTRHRH
- a CDS encoding glycosyltransferase family 2 protein, encoding MDISICLCTFRRPALLDQLLAELARQNYDGLRAEIVVVDNDAAGSGLAVVDSWRTRMPIPLHSDQEPTPNIALARNAAVRKSQGEFILFIDDDESPEPDWVQHMMATQRANDADAVIGPVGPRYPAGVAEWIKQGGFFAAPSRPTGTRLGYSQAYSGNTLLRRAAIAGLPGPFDPAFGVTGGSDTMLFWELERQGAKTVWCEEGLVTEDVPVQRAKLKWILRRAYRGGQSFVRAEITRLHGVRRYQRAAWLGARACVQLVVAGGLALLNLPFSRAGAARWLRTACAQLGKLGALIGHRYREYAKQ
- a CDS encoding O-antigen ligase family protein, with the translated sequence MNTLNSRPLTSLERLELAGVSLLIAICLGFPALRTIDLFSDNTEADASYAEGSILMQLMFGPAFLLAAWLVWRHSAWAAQIVRRVNPFLLLIVLWAAATVLWSPYPAVTVKRSIQLVGLMLVGITLTLPFVQDRHFIRVLCRTLTALLVASFIMVLVIPKIGVDPLREGGWRGILWHKNTLGGVACFAVLTWVNRLCNKDTDWRIGIPALLFTLLMLVMSRSSTALISAMTGIAIYLFARRRYLGGPNARLMAALALTIVGLGFLQIFFTVTGRLPTWNEIIRPLLLLLNKSPDLTGRTDLWEMVLLDVARHPVQGIGFGAFWLNVGSPSQYIIDAVNWIPLQAHNGYIDLLNELGGVGFGLFIAFLLWHTVTLFKVGHIDREQAAIHWAFFILILISNFSESQFFNGVLFQNCLLIFSSIALSALVARHQPASRPYPMPVPQT
- a CDS encoding alpha-amylase family protein gives rise to the protein MTLAPLASARRLAQAAALAAGLAASAGAMAQAALALPGTLQTPYYRYDIDEDQLGGAPDQSSLNQPLDASSRMFIKNARFHKAGPDGRINTSDDERLRLFGINLSFAANFPAPEDAAGIARRLKRQGFNAVRLHHMDTSPGTATDPPVSLLTPGPYPSFNDAAVTRLRGFIEALAKEGIYVNLNLRVGYQFRPDVDKVPAFDASQQARPIASPIVVYYPRMVELQARFASEAIARLGLANNPALAMVEINNESGLLAAWQRREWRDAVPEQYSPELLRLWKAWLAQRYGSVEQACAAWRTCEKADEVILLTPEDAEAAESGLQVLRDKLDSQWLRLSGQRVGGRDASSDPASGKALRTRDFLLFLADTDRAYYKQIRQVIHQAAGFPVPVTGTQMGYGGILNLVSHEEMDYTDEHFYVDHPHFINGSSDVRDWRIWNVSLTGKHMDLLTGMALRRDVRKPLVVSEFNQPLPSLPAAELVPITAAFAALQDWDGLFFFDYADGSRGPAVPGSFALRGDWGKVALIGQAARLFRSGWIPANQEALVLPMPAGTQAALAASRRPDALEAHLAARHGVVEAMGWSRRIALNPSASEDTPVARPAAPAQPLRSPGGEVTYDPTQGVLGIQAPQVLGLFGRPPASPDANGLGARFTGNDPAPHASILLTAADNKPLADSQQLLLSLGSGTVGTQPGSLPPRPKQMVKHPSGSDSWTLEPDPQFMQRPSGSHNGSGQPWLTLNRADVSWPTPWTAAQVYPLDGQGKRMAALPASRVSIGGGRLTVSVQATSQETSPWYEIVPGPAQAAAGRP